Genomic window (Culex pipiens pallens isolate TS chromosome 3, TS_CPP_V2, whole genome shotgun sequence):
TGTGTTTGAACGCGGTCTGCATCCTTCATGAGGAACGTTTCCTGGCAAAATGTAAGGACACTTTTTAGGGTTTCTTCAAGATGCAAATTAAACTCCTAATTGTTGCTTTTCAGTCGGTTGGGGTGCCTCTTCGGCCGCCCAGGTGCACGGATTTGGCGAAACGCCCTCGGTGAAGGCACAGGTGCTGAACCTGGTGCGATCCATTCGaactgttgccaaaagtaagtTCCATAAACATGATATCCGGATTTGTATAATACTAATTTTGTTCGTTTCTTTCCAGTTCCGCTGATATTTCTAAACCTTGtagcaataatatttaaattattactaGGATAATGAATGTACTCATTTGAATTGGTTTGAATGTTTTGTATTATAAATAAATGTAATGACTCATGCATCGATCACAAATTTGCTAAGAAAGaacttaaaattactttttggcctTCAAAGCTTTGAACTTATTTTCTAACCGAATCGTGTACGAATCCAGCTGATAGGCAGCGGCTTCCAGCTTATCTACAGTTGCTTCAATATCGTCGATTTTTTGAAGCAATGGTTGCTAAAAAGAGCCAAGTTATTCAACGCAATGCTTCAGCTATCCTTGAACCAACTCACCAACTCCTCGTACTTCCGGTTGAGCTCCTGATTCTTAACGCCGATAGATTCGGACATTTGCTTCATTTCTGCCACCTTGCCCATCATGGCGCGGTTCATGTTCTCGATGAGCTTGTAATCGTCCACGGTGGAGCTCAGCTCGGCCGAGATGTACTCGCCCGTCTTCTGGAACATTTTGGTCGCCAGCCGGGACAGGTTCGGATCGTGGGCGTCGAACGGTTCGAAGCTCGAAGTCGACGTGGACAGGGTGGGACCCCGCTTGGGCGAGTCCGTGACGCCGTAATCGCTGTCGTCCATCACTAGTGGGTCCAGTTTGACTGAAAAGTTTGCTATCGTTGAATCTTTAATTTAGGTTTCTCAATCAAAAGTGATTTCAaagaatgttattttttaattattggtaTTGAAGATCAGAACCTTTTTGATGGGTGATTAAAATAAGAACGCCTTTAATTGCTCCGATGGACGTATTTTATACAACAACAGGAACCCGATTGGTTGGATGTGAATGCCTAAAATGGACATTAACTCTACAGGATCCGAAATAACACCCTCAGCTACCATTGGCCAAAATAACACGtaacaaacatcaaaaactgaaaaaagctAATGCTTATTAAGAAATAAACGTTTAAAAACTGGTATGGATGGTTTCTTTTTTCACTTCCAGCGGAAAGTTGTTCAAACAAGACGTTCTCTCAACTACATATAGGACACTTTTCCGCTGGATGTCGTATGCCTCAGGATGATGAGTGACTGCAGGCGCTGATGTTGTCCTTTGTGTCAGATGTTCCAGGATGTACTTCGGCAGAGTACGACAAAGCTACAACCTCTCCGTCGAATACAATTGTTTCACTTTTCCATTTTTTAGGTTGGTGGATTACTTTTAACCTTGTTATCTCCTATAACCGTCTTTTTACCAGACCTTGCCAGGGAATGGGCCTACTCAGCAATAAagcaacaattttatttaaaaattcatgctgcttaccaaaaattccaaaattaaattcgtgttgttattttatgtttgttttcctCCGATATGTTTGGAGCGCACAATAATGAAGATGTGAGacgacattgaaaaataaatcagttTACACAGCTAGTTGAAAGTACCCACAATCTACGTACAGTTTAGATATCAGTGTGGAAAGTCAATGTTGTGCTTCATTCGAGAAACCCTTCCTTGGCCTGATACAAATTTAAGCAAATAAAATATCGTTGGTTCAAAAGGTTCAAATAAAGCTTAATGTAAAAATTGAATGGTTTTATCTCTCACACATTTCCAACgttttttttgaaggttaaatcaGCAAatattgacgtagacttacgtctttgtcgaaggtactggggtgtcattccaaaaaacccgggccgaaggccctggaatattgcgtcatccgtcaatcgcttatatcgtccttccctcaaatcgaatcggcacgattttggttccattcgattcgaaaattattcagcaatttgttatttaattttcaatgttggcaaaatagttttactattgcaacaactcaatgttttaaaatgttttcaaaatgcagagattttgcaagcaaaatgagcgcttcccactcacggacgggaaggtcaagtacctattttgaggggaaaattaCACAAGCAGCGCGACCGGtaccggtcgcgaaaaaggaggggaagtagtgGGCCCAAAAACATATATAAGAAACTGCGCCAGATTTCAgaccatcattcacgtctcagacgtcggaccggcagcagcaggaaagctcagcccagagcagcagcagcaggagagagagggaccagaactgcaaaagaagcgcgcaacgccttctcgtcgtcaccgtcagccagttgcttctcgatggccggaccgtttggatctttcgtggtagggggtgaggatttcccaactcttcggagt
Coding sequences:
- the LOC120418683 gene encoding immediate early response 3-interacting protein 1 translates to MFTLWSLIEASLLCLNAVCILHEERFLAKFGWGASSAAQVHGFGETPSVKAQVLNLVRSIRTVAKIPLIFLNLVAIIFKLLLG
- the LOC120418682 gene encoding biogenesis of lysosome-related organelles complex 1 subunit 2 — its product is MDDSDYGVTDSPKRGPTLSTSTSSFEPFDAHDPNLSRLATKMFQKTGEYISAELSSTVDDYKLIENMNRAMMGKVAEMKQMSESIGVKNQELNRKYEELQPLLQKIDDIEATVDKLEAAAYQLDSYTIRLENKFKALKAKK